The region CATAATCTGTGGAACAGCAAAATTTATATTAATCTAGGGACGGCCTGGGAGGCTCTGAAAGACACTAGAAAGTAGCATTAGAAGAATTACATACacaaaaagaagcaataaaCAGTTAACATTGGTACCATAAACTCTCATGTCATTATCATGTTATACTCAGAAGAGTTACCAGCAGATAGTCTAGACTTTAGAAAGTAACTACCAGTAATAATTGGGAAAAATGGCAATGTGCGAGGCTACAGATGGCTAAGGTATGTCTCTGAATAGGAAAGTAGTATGAAGGGAATAAAGGTTAAGATTAGGACAGGGCAGAAGACATGTTCGTATGATTATAAGCAAACATGGATTGCACAAAATAATATTTGGATAAGCACTGGGACGTGTTTTGTAAGAGAAAGGCACGTACAGGAGGAATTTATCTTGAGGGAAGAGCTGAGAATTCCTGTTCTTTGCTTTGTGAAATAATGGTGGGAATTTACTACAGAGAACAGTTTTCCCATGGCACCTTGCGGCAGAGCGAAGGACCCAGAGtatctttctctcattttaacATATTAAAGAACAGACTCTCTCTTGCTGCCTCCTGCACTAAAATGTTAATGTCCTCATGCTGCTAACTAAATGGAGTCTCAAGGTATTCAAATCCTCCCCCAGCAAGTCAAAGAAGTCTTTGGCTTTTCACTGAGCAAAGAAGCTTTTTGGAACCAGGCATCAGTATGATGCCCTCAAAGGCTTCTTAACGTCCCAGGAGAAAAATTGTACTCACAAAGCAACTTCATAGAGAGGttctgaaaaaaggaagaatcgAAGATGTGCATCAACATATTTTATGATTAATgtgccacaggaaaaaaaccccaggtgCTCCCAGGTATTCCCGCCTTCAGGAATAAccctcccaccctgcctctTCCTAGAAGGGCCCAGGTGGGGCTGGGCTTGGAgcaggggccggggctggggatggtggggatgatggggatggggtgaCGGGCACGGGGATGTCGGGGATGGGCATGGAGCCGTGGCGGGCGCCACGCCGTcccgcccgccccgtccccTCGGAGCGGGGCTGCCCTCTACCGCCCGTCCCGCGCGCGGGTCGCGCTTCTCGCCGCTCACGCCGCcgccgtccccgtccccgcatcgccccgccgggcccgtcccgtccccgtccccgcgtcgccccgccgggcccgtcccgtcccgtccccgtccccgcgtcgccccgccgggcccgtcccgccccgtccccgtccccccaccgccccgccgggccccgcccgccgccgtccccgcatcgccccgccgggcccggcccgcccccggcccgcccccgccgctcACCCTCGTTGTTCCGCCGCCGGCGCAGCAGCGCGGCCAGGAGCGCCCCGAGCGCGGCGGCGCCCAGCGCGGCCGCCAGCCCGTGGAGGAGCGGGGGCGGCACGGCCCGCCGGGGACCTGCGGGCGGGGGCGAGAGCGCTGtggcagcggcggggggggagaCCCGGCGCGGGCTGCGCCAGCCGAGCGCCcgtgccccccgcccgccgTTAGCAGAGCCACGGGGCTGGGGTCGCCGTGAAACACGCTTTTGAAGCGCCTTAAGGCGAACGAAACCTGCATCCGCAGCCAAAGCCCGGGCAAACCGCGAAGGCCGGGGCTGAGGTCAGCGGTAGCGTTTTCAGCCCTTTTCAGGCAGAACCAGCAAGCGAACTTCAGGCAATAGCTGCGCTCCGGCAGGCCTGCGGACAGGCAGCCGGGGGGCAGCTCCCGCCTGGTGAAAACCGATGTTTGACGGGCCAGGGATTTgttccctgcagcagccaggttTGATGTTTGGCCTACAGACAGTGTTCGTCAACCTGCCCTTGCCAGTGCAAATCTTGCATTTTCCAGCACGGAACTCCACTCACCTGTGGCAATGGGAGGCCCCTCTGAAACGTCATCCCTGCTGGAGACCAGCGTTGCTGCAGGCAGATCTGCCAAAGCATAAGGGTGAATGCGTTATAACCCTTCCCGGAGCTGCCCTGCGGCGTCGGGAGAGTTGGGTTtgctctgcaaagcagcagcggggcgggcagcgATCTCCGCTTGCCAGTGAGCCCACCCCGCTGCccagtgctggcacagctctCCTGGGCTAGACGTAACTGCTGCCCTGAAGCTGCCTGCCCCATTTTGATGAGCACGCTGCTTTGATTCTCTCAGGCTAATACATCTGAGGTGGACGGAAAGAAAACACCCATTCAACCTGCTCTCGGAGCGACAAATCAAGGGCTTTTTATCCCTGATGTGTCATCCTGTGTGTGTTCTGCCAACAGGCTTGCAGGCAGCATGTGGCACTtgcttccccctctccccagccatcGCCCCAGGGGTCCCTGGCAGCCCTGGCCGACATGGTGCATCTCTAGGCACCAGCACTTGTGGCTGGCTTCAGCATGGCCAGGGTATGCTTCAGCTTTGTCTCACTGGGGCTCACCCGGTTTCCACAGGACTTTCTCACTTCACCTCTCCTGTGGTGACTCCCTGGCTGGTCTGGGGTGGTTTACCATCACCAGCTGCATTTTAAGGCTCCCTAATGCACGGAGCCCCAAGCCAGGTTTCTTGCCCCAGGTGACCTCCCACTGAAGATGTGCAACCCCCTGGTTTCCCAGGCCGTGGTCATTCCAGCactggctctgctgctgtcctggGGGGCTCCAACCCAGCTACCCACAGCTGAGCACCTGTGCCTGGGGGACAGGGCGGACCATTTCTATCCCACCTGCAAAGAGGATCTGCAGCCCAAAAGGAGTGTCAAGTGGCTTTGTCCCACTCACCTTCTCCATCACTCGCAGAGCACCCTGGTGAAAGCagcccttcccctgcagcccaggtcACTTACCTGTGGGCACGTGCTGGGGCGCACCGCCTCGGGGGGTGAGCAGGGGTCTGTTGTGCCTGCCggccccagggctgggctgctgtGTGACTGGGGACTCTGCGGGAGAGACTGGTGGTCAGGCTGTTTCCCCCACGCCCTGTCTGCAGTACAGGGCAGGTAAGAGCAAGACATGCCAAGGGCAGGAGCCAGGCTCCCATCCTGCACAGTCCTGGTCCCAGAGGGACGCAGGGGACATTTTCCTGACCCCTGCTCGGATCAGGCACACTCTGAAGCAGGGAGGATGCCAGCCCCCGTGGTTTCCTCTCTGGGTGGCAATCAAAACGCAATTCATATTCAGCATTACGTGCCTCATCCCGCTGTGAAAGAGGAAACTCCCTGCTTCAGTCTTGtgcagtggagatgaggagctcTAGGCTGGGGACTCACCTCTCACCGTCAGCTCAACGGCGTCGCtctgctgcacagccccagccccaacCCTGTTTTCTGCCTCACAGAAGTACTTTCCGGTGTCAGAGGGCTGCAGGCTGTCCCACACCAGCTCGGCCTGGCTGCTCAGGAGCAGGGCTTGCTCTCCTGGGGTGCCCCTGAACCAGCGGTAGCTGATGGGGGGGGACCCGCTGGCCACACAGGTCAGGCTGGTCCTGGCTCCTGCCGGGACCGTCAGCCCCAGCTCGCCGGCCCTGATGACGGGCTTGGTCGCTGCAACTGGAAGACAAAGCAGACTGGGCCCACGTCACACTGGCCCTGGTTATGGTGGGGAGGGTTCACACTCTGGCTTTCAGTGCTTTCCCAGGAGGCAGAGGGGCACTGCTCTCACATCACCTCTCTGCAGAGGTTAAGCTCAGGTCACCTATGCCTAAAACAAGGTTTACACCAGCCATGCCACCATTGCTACTGCCATATCACACAAGTCCTGCTCTGTTGAGTGGGTGCCCCCCTTGCAGAAAGACAGTTCTTTCTAGCACACACTGAGGATGcttgggaaggggagaaggcaGATTTGGCTAGCACAACACCCACTTGCTGTCCCACTTGCTACAAGAACCGCAGAGATGCTGGCCACCTGCACAGAACCAAAACTGTACCTGGACGTTATCTCAAGCACCAGGGGTTCAAGTGGCCCATCGGTAGATCCAGATTGGGGTATATATTAACTGATCCCCCTTCCCCAGTCCATCCCTACACCTCCACGAGTGGAGAAGAAGGGCTAACCCAGCAAGGGATGAGGATGCCTCAACACCCAGCCTAGATGTGGGTAGACAATACGGTGTGAAAGACTATTCCCACCaactgcttcttctccttcatgCTCTGTGGATTAGACTGGCTACATAAGAGCAGGGCTTTATTGCTGGGTTTACCTTTGACAACTTTAACCGTTGTGGTCACCTCCTTTGTTATCAAGTTGTTATTTTCAGACCTCCATGTGACTTGACAGGTGTAGTGTCCGCTGTCAGGGATTTCAAGGTTCTCGATTAGGAGTGAGGCGTCCCCTGGGCTGTGCTTTGGGACACTGACCCGGTCTCGGAACTGAGACAACAAAACATGGTCACCAGAATCGTCTCTCCGAAAGATGGTAGAGGTGCTATAGTCTCGCTCCATGCTCCAGATGAGTGTTTGCTGTGTGAAACCTTCTGAGGGTGTGTAGGTACACGGTAAAGTGGTGGATCCCATCCATGTGCCCTTGACCTGGTGGACACTAGACAGATCCAGGAGGGCTGCAGGGAACAACAGTTGAAGGGAAGAAATAAGAACACAGCAGAAGAGGAGAACATCCTTAGGACAGATGGAAATCACTAGGTGGTGGAAGCCAGCATGCGGTCACGTCTTAGATGTGCTGTAGACCACAGCCAGCTAAACCAGGGCCTGTCCCCAGCTCACTGAGCATAGGGAAGTGAACAGTTGCTTCAACCTCATGgctatttttattgtttctctCTCGACACTTGCCAGTTCTCAATTCCTTCTTGGTACAGACAGGCACACATCCTGCTCCTGGTGGCAGCATCACAGCTACAGTCTTCACAAGACCTTAAGGAGCATCTCTTATTCCTGCTCTCTAGCCCCAGCCTTTACACCCTACTTCTGCTGCTTGGATTTCTGCTTACACTTGCACATGATGAGTCAAACAGCAGTGGCCTCCCCCCACTGACACGGGATGCTCTGACAACACCACTTGCAGTGCTGACTTCTACCTTCTATATGGGAGGAAGGATGAACAAAGCAAGTTTACTGCTTCACTGCAATTAACAATGAATGCAACAGGTTCACATTCATTaatgttactatttttttatGCAACTTCCCTCGTGCTCACAGGGCCCAGCAGTATAGCTGTGCAGGGAGAAGCACTTCTCTGTGTAACAGCCTGTCCCAGAGCTAACAGGAGGTGCCAGTTGGGGGAAGGCAAGCATCTGTGGATCTGTGTCCATGGGGACAGCTGAGGGGACTGCTGGGCCTGAGCATAGCGGAAGTTTGTTTCTGATGTGGAGCTTTGGTTTTCCTTTACCAGATGACTTTGAGAGGGTAGGCACACCTCCATTCTTCAAATCTCACATCCCAGTCAAATGCAGCTCCTTGATGTATCAGTTTATAAAggttttctatttctcttcttcctcttttcacaGACTCCCACCAAGAAAAACTAAGAAGGGTGGTGGCTATTTAGAAAACTGCTCAGAAATACCCTCAAGGCATTTGGGGCACTCAAGTTCAAGTATGTTTGCTATCCAGTGTATTCGTCTGgacaaaattttctttaaacatctCTCCCGTATTGTTTTGCATTGCTGTGTGCCATGAAATAGGTGGCAGCATCCACTGattccctgcagagcagctgcactCTGTGTATGACCAATTTCAACATTACCAGGGACAACTCCAAAGGAGAGCTGATTGGAAGGTGGGAGAAactcagcaaaataaaaatccctgagatggcatttttaaaataagtatttcatCCCAGTGACACTTCTTAAACTGGGATGTAGTCTTCCAGACAAACAATGTGAATTCTCCCACCAGAGGGAAATAGAGCTGGACCAGAAGAAAACCTGAAGGGCTATGTTAGAGATTAGAAGGCTGATCAGAGGGATTTGTATTATCTATAATGCAtgataatggaaaaaaaaatattgaactCTCATCTTCTGGCCCATTTTCTAAAACAGTTGAGCATCTTCCTTCCTAGCCTGCCAGCACCAGCTGTCCCGGTGGCATGGAAGCGCCATGCAAGCAGGAGCCTTTAGGATTCTGTTCTGAAGTACTGGACCTGGAACAGGAATGGTGGACCAAACCCGATCTTTTTTGCTTTAGCCTTAGAGAACTTCAGATCTGACCTAGATTTCTTGGATCATACCTGCTTTAACCAGATAAGCACCCTGCCAAGCGCTCAAGTGGGCACAGGAGAAGAAGGGGCAGATTTCGTGGTACCTGGCTCATTCTCCCAGTCGCTACAGCTGTCTGCCCACTGAGACCACAGCTCCTCTGGGAAGTGCCTCTAGTAAGTAGCAAATTACCTGAATCTAGCTAGACTTGGCTAACCTCTACCCATAACCCCTTACCCCActccccctttcccctcctccccagagaGGCACTGGTTATGTTCAGTTGCATTAACTCACAATGAGTCGTTTGAGAGGCAGATCCCAGAaatctgcaaagctgtttttttatgatgaaatgGGGAACATACTTCAACCTGTTTTTCTAAATTTCAGGATCaattctgtgcttctgtatACAACTTGTTAAAGAACCTTTCTCCTGTTTCCCAAAACCTTCCTCTGCTGGTATCAGTGTCATATGTGGCTCATGGGCATACGAATTGAAGCAAAGGTTCCATTATTACCTCTCCTAATGCACCTAGAGAGTCAGCAGATCAGGAGAGACCAAAGGGATTCATGTGTGTGCCTGCATTTAGTCTCACAATTACAGCTCATCTTCTTCCCAGAACCATGCTAGCATAACAACGgtgatgcatttttaaattctagAAGAATGCATATTCCAGCTTCACAAAGACTGTTTTGGAAGCTAACACACCAGAGCAGATCCTCTCCAAGATTCCTGAACAATCCTGTTTTGTTCATGCTTTGGGGCATGGGAGCTGACCTTTTGCCCAATACTGTCCCGGTTGCTCCACTCTTAAAAGCACCTTATTGTATCTCATACCAAAGGAGACTCATGTGAATTCTCAGGCTCTATTTTTCATAtaagaaaatgaagactttCCACACttggcaatttttaaaaattaagacacTATAATTCAAAAGATTTTTCCCTACCCTCTTAGTACTCTTTGTTCGTATACACTGAAGCATTTACTCACCGTTGCAGCTGATGAAAGCCATCACAAACACCACTATCCGCAGAACTTCTCCCATTCTCCCAGCACTGCAGGTCCGtcctcctttccctgcactTTGTGAGAGACCCCCGCACTCCTGGGACCAGAATGCAAGTGAAGAACAGTTCCCTTTCTTCTGTCCTTTGTCATCGAGGATCCTCTTTCTGAAGTATCACGAGTCCATTTCACTGCTGACTTAGGTGAAGGGTAAAGGATGGACAAAGACTAGAAGGATCTTTCAAGTTCCCTTTCATATTCCCCTGTCCCCACCCACTTCTCTTACCATTCTCTTGGCTTTTCTGACTAgtgctctttttttattattcatcaTAATTAtgtgcttcttttttctttctttttttcttccacattcGCATTCACTTCACAATGAAAGAGCTTTATGATGACTACACAGTCAAGCGCTCAGGagcaaggaaaagcaaatttgAGGATGCTTGTGAAGCATGAATTCAGTTCCCTCTGATTTGTGTGTGATGATATTGCACAGCAGAGTGCTCAGCATCTCTCTCCATCATAGCATGAGGGCTCAAAACTGGGCAtccagaaatggaaaagcacaGGTCTGAGTGCACTGACTCACCTAACACCATGCAGCAGCATGAGGCAGAGACCAACTTGTTGATGCTCAGTGCCATTTTCTCAGTGTCTTCTCCTGCTGATGTTACTCAGCTTTTCCACCACATGCATGTACCAACTTCTGCAGCAACAGACTCTCTGAAGGCAACCCTGTTCACCTTCTGAGTAGGTCAGTCTGTGACCTGAGTGAGGAAGACAACCACCTCTAGTTTCTTTGCCAAATGGTCCAAGCCTTTTAGACCAGAAAACTTTTACTGCcacttttgctgcttttttctgctttaacagaaAACGTGCAGAGAAGCagtattaaaaaaccaacatcCTGCTCTTTACTATGATAGGAATTTCCCTGCAAAAGCTCCATTTTCTACCACCTGCCCAGAAACTGTGCCCTATTGCAGTGCAGCTACAGATGCAGTTATACCTACCAGGGCCATGGAGAAGGTGCATGGGGAAACGAAAAGTTAACAAGTTAGAGTCATCCGCATTTAATATTAACACAAGCTTTTACCATCTGCTGGTGACCAGATGGTCACTGCCTGGTGCTCTCATTTTCACAGGATCACAGACTATCTTGGTACATATTTCTGCTGCAATAGTCCAGTTCATGGGCAAAAGTTGTCATGTTTTCTAAGGAGGTGACATGACTGACATCAGAGGGACTTTAATCCAGGAGACATTCTGGGTATGCTCTGTAGAAGTACCTTTACAAGTACATCCAAAAGTTATCAATAGGTGTTAGGCCCAGCATTAGTATGTGTCTGCTAATTATtaccagaaggagaaggaattaCAGAAGATAAGAACCATGTATAAAGCAAATCTACTGACCTAGTGAATTTTGTTACAGGCTTTTAACCATTCACTAGAGCAACTTTTTGGCATTTATTCAATAGACATGCCTTAGCTTATAGTTGTAACAACTGCACCAGGAGAATAGTATCTTTGCGCAGGAGGCAGACGTATCTGAAATATAGGGAGCCATCTTCTGTTGGAGCTGGGAGGGAAAGGTAATTGGTGTAGTTTTGCCACAGTTACATCCCATCACGACAGATATCTGTTTGCTTACATTGTAGCTGAGCTCAGACTGTTCACTGGAAGTGCTGCCATTTGTCAAAGATGGCTTGTTCCCTCTCTGCACAGGGCAATGAAAACTGGAGACTATCTTCATTTTCCCAAGGTCGGGAAACTGTCGAGAACTGTGCAGGTCTCATTTCAGTCTTCGGGTGGAGGCATATCCACACTTGGATGGCTTGCTGAATGTCATTTCAGCTGAGCTCTGCTTATTGCTGCAGTAAAACTTGCCTGTGGCAGGCATGGGCAGCCTGGAGCAAAAAGCTGAATGTGGTGTGGCAAGACATGGAGCAACAAATTCATACGGGGTTCCAGGCTAAGAGCTACCACCAGCTGTCATCCTGCCGAGGAAGACAATGGAGGCAGCAGCACCACCCGTTCTTGCAGAGCATAGCCTTGCTGGTGCGGTGGAAACTTGATTattgctgccttttcttcttgACTTTGCTGAAGCTACCAGTGTGGTACCAGTTCATACTGCCTATACCCTATCTGCCCACTCTGCCACCAAGAAGCCATTAGCTGTGTTTGAGTCCTGCCTAAAAGCAATCAAACAAAAAGGCACTTGTTAAAATTCAAGCAATGTCACCGAAAGAGTGAATATGAGTCCATTTTCAGAGAGATGATTTAAAACCAGCCTTTTGCACACCCTGGCCCATGACTGGTGATAGAAGCTTGTCCCAACAAACTATCATCTCCTATGCAAAGGACTCTAAAAGAAGCTGGATTTTGGGGAACATGCCCTGGAACAAGCTGAAAACCCAAGCTAAAACTGCTGATGTGTCTACTTTCTGAACCGGACATGCAAGACTTCCTGAAGCTGTAATTATACAGgataaaaaattactgtttagctaaaacacacacaaagaacGGTAGTTCCTCAAACGTGATGTACATGACATCTTTCTCTCTGTGGGACACAGACGTAGCTGCTAGTTTTCAGAGGGTCTTTCCCAGCTAGGTCAAGACCAGCAGTGGTGGAAAtacaggcagggagggaagagccCATGGTGCCAGCTGCATTGCCATTCTTTTGTTCATACAGAGGTCAGCTGTCTCCCGAAGAGCCA is a window of Gavia stellata isolate bGavSte3 chromosome 14, bGavSte3.hap2, whole genome shotgun sequence DNA encoding:
- the LOC104260819 gene encoding V-set and immunoglobulin domain-containing protein 4, with the translated sequence MGEVLRIVVFVMAFISCNALLDLSSVHQVKGTWMGSTTLPCTYTPSEGFTQQTLIWSMERDYSTSTIFRRDDSGDHVLLSQFRDRVSVPKHSPGDASLLIENLEIPDSGHYTCQVTWRSENNNLITKEVTTTVKVVKVAATKPVIRAGELGLTVPAGARTSLTCVASGSPPISYRWFRGTPGEQALLLSSQAELVWDSLQPSDTGKYFCEAENRVGAGAVQQSDAVELTVRESPVTQQPSPGAGRHNRPLLTPRGGAPQHVPTDLPAATLVSSRDDVSEGPPIATGEWSSVLENARFALARAGPRRAVPPPLLHGLAAALGAAALGALLAALLRRRRNNEEPLYEVAFHSTADVMRLETDVEVPVKCLHMEANSKTETSNDIFTMTDNGYDNICIRKNPEYENLLNAMESEYEIEKK